From one Kwoniella dejecticola CBS 10117 chromosome 2, complete sequence genomic stretch:
- a CDS encoding eukaryotic translation initiation factor 3 subunit B, producing the protein MSEIEKIDGFTEEEQLDFEAELQEGYADIEDRYAVDTQQGFENVLVVDNIPVIDDSKKQKLIDRLRQLFAKAGAPIEEENISMPWDDKAATNKGFIFLTYPDAQQAENALRALDGSSFGKSTLYVNRFGDIERYANLPVGEGELPTGWREKSYVEKDHLRSWLGDNAGRDQYLTFRDTDVSIWWNGRNGNAEPVKVDGKPLKNSKWGELYLQWSPLGTYLTSLHRVGVALWSGPKLDGPIGVNVLRFTHPGVRLIQYSPCENYLVTWSEEPLDNFENHPNAALRETFGPEDEGNTFVVWDIKAQRVLRTFPPEKPVQGEDGPQQMPWPLFKWSPDDAYIAKVNVGSGIAVYELPGMGLLDKKSIKIEGVQNFEWCPMSDKDFAARKAGKGKECSFVFWTPEAQNQPARVSIMSIPSRNILRAKNLFNVTDCKFYWQSQGDFLCVKVDRHARKAKSKKATFCNLELFRVREKDYPVEVIEFKDYVPQFAWEPQGNRFAMVSSNDPNYGQGIPGVVIKYNIDFYQLDQKKGDFIPIKHLDGKIANTLVWSPRGRHIALATIGSSQKFDVEFWDLDFVVDERREASEPGANVTMLASGEHYGITDIAWDPSGRYLATSASAWRQTPEPGYCIWDFKGQQLVHQPQDRFKQFLWRNRPSTLLSKDQIKKVRKELKEYSRTFDEEDAAEENRGSAEKLAQRQRDISEWNAWRARNNKKIDERRAQLGKEKKVTVVNHQDDERVEEIVEELIDETEEVVVG; encoded by the exons ATGTCAGAGATCGAAAAGATAGACGGATTCACCGAAGAGGAGCAGCTCGACTTCGAAGCTGAGCTCCAAGAAGGATACGCCGATATCGAAGACAG ATACGCTGTGGACACCCAGCAAGGATTCGAGAATGTCCTCGTCGTTGACAACATCCCAGTCATCGATGACagcaagaagcagaagtTGATAGATAGATTGAGGCAATTATTCGCCAAGGCCGGGGCGCCGATAGAGGAGGAGAACATCAGCATGCCATGGGATGACAAGGCTGCTACCAACAAAGG attcatcttcctcacttACCCTGACGCCCAACAAGCTGAGAATGCTCTCCGAGCCTTGGATGGATCCTCTTTCGGTAAAAGCACACTTTACGTCAATCGATTCGGAGACATCGAGAGATACGCCAACCTCCCTGTAGGAGAAGGCGAACTTCCGACAGGATGGAGAGAGAAGTCCTACGTAGAAAAG GACCACCTTCGAAGCTGGTTAGGAGACAATGCCGGCCGAGATCAATACCTCACCTTCCGGGATACTGATGTTTCTATCTGGTGGAATGGCAGAAATGGTAACGCAGAGCCCGTCAAGGTTGACGGTAAACCCCTTAAGAACAGC AAATGGGGAGAACTTTACCTGCAATGGTCACCTCTGGGAACATATCTTACTTCCCTCCACCGAGTCGGTGTAGCTCTTTGGTCTGGTCCCAAGCTTGATGGACCTATCGGAGTCAATGTACTTCGTTTCACCCACCCTGGTGTCCGACTCATTCAGTACTCGCCTTGCGAGAACTACCTCGTCACCTGGTCTGAAGAGCCGTTGGATAATTTCGAGAACCACCCTAACGCCGCTTTGAGAGAGACTTTCGGTCCCGAAGATGAGGGAAACACATTTGTCGTATGGGATATCAAGGCTCAACGAGTCCTCCGAACCTTCCCCCCTGAAAAGCCTGTgcaaggtgaagatggtcCGCAACAAATGCCTTGGCCCCTGTTCAAATGGTCCCCTGATGATGCTTACATCGCCAAAGTCAACGTCGGATCTGGTATTGCCGTTTACGAGCTTCCAGGAATGGGTCTCTTGGACAAGAAGTCCATCAAGATTGAGGGTGTGCAGAACTTCGAATGGTGCCCCATGAGCGATAAGGACTTCGCTGCTCGAAAGGCcggaaaaggcaaagaatGCTCCTTTGTATTCTGGACGCCTGAGGCTCAGAATCAACCTGCACGAGTCAGCATCATGTCTATTCCTAGCAGGAATATCCTTAGAGCTAAGAACCTCTTCAACGTGACCGACTGTAAATTCTACTGGCAAAGCCAAGGTGATTTCCTCTGTGTCAAGGTCGACCGACATGCCAGAAAAGCCAAATCGAAGAAGGCTACTTTCTGTAACCTAGAGCTCTTCCGAGTCAGGGAGAAAGACTATCCTGTGGAGGTCATCGAGTTCAAAG ATTACGTTCCCCAATTCGCTTGGGAGCCTCAAGGTAATCGATTCGCCATGGTGTCTTCCAACGACCCGAACTACGGTCAAGGTATCCCCGGTGTAGTCATCAAGTACAACATCGACTTCTACCAACTTGACcagaagaagggtgattTCATCCCTATCAAGCATCTTGACGGCAAAATCGCCAACACCCTTGTATGGTCTCCTCGAGGACGACACATCGCCCTCGCCACCATCGGCTCATCCCAAAAGTTCGACGTCGAATTCTGGGATCTCGACTTCGTTGTCgatgagagaagagaagcCTCTGAACCAGGGGCCAATGTCACTATGCTTGCATCTGGTGAACATTATGGAATCACTGATATCGCTTGGGACCCAAGTGGACGATACTTGGcaacttcggcttcggcttgGAGACAAACCCCGGAGCCCGGATACTGCATCTGGGATTTCAAGGGACAACAATTAGTCCATCaacctcaagatcgattcAAGCAATTCCTATGGAGAAACAGACCTTCCACCCTACTTTCgaaagatcaaatcaagaaagtTCGCAAGGAGCTCAAGGAGTATTCTAGGACTttcgacgaggaggatgccGCCGAAGAGAACAGAGGATCAGCCGAGAAATTGGCtcagagacagagagataTCTCGGAATGGAATGCCTGGAGAGCGAGAAACAacaagaagatcgatgaaagaAGGGCTCAATTGggtaaagagaagaaagtcaCGGTGGTCAATCAccaagatgatgagagagTCGAGGAGATTGTTGAAGAGCTCATTGATGAGACCGAGGAAGTCGTTGTTGGATAG